From Oncorhynchus tshawytscha isolate Ot180627B linkage group LG27, Otsh_v2.0, whole genome shotgun sequence, a single genomic window includes:
- the LOC112225833 gene encoding orexin-like, which yields MCFNTKHLPTAPGMDTACSTTKKLKLLILLLLVSHLACDAQEVANCCRQKSHSCRLYVLLCRSGNGTGTRGPLTDDAAAGILTLGKRKETDERRFQSRLSQLLHGSRNQAEGILTMGKRTEDTAEPLMRLFPILETAPTTMAQLVLQLPFK from the exons ATGTGTTTCAACACAAAGCATCTTCCTACAGCACCAGGGATGGACACAGCATGCTCAACCACCAAG AAGCTCAAGTTGCTCATCTTGTTGCTACTCGTCTCTCATCTGGCCTGTGACGCTCAGGAGGTTGCCAACTGTTGCAGACAGAAATCCCACTCCTGCCGTCTTTACGTCCTGCTCTGTCGCTCAGGTAATGGGACGGGGACAAGGGGACCCCTCACTGATGACGCAGCCGCTGGAATCCTGACACTCGGTAAACGGAAAGAAACTGATGAACGTCGCTTCCAGAGCCGGTTGAGTCAGCTACTCCATGGGTCACGGAACCAAGCGGAGGGAATCTTAACGATGGGGAAGAGGACCGAAGACACAGCAGAACCGCTCATGCGCTTGTTTCCCATTTTAGAGACGGCCCCCACTACCATGGCCCAGTTGGTTTTACAACTACCGTTCAAGTGA